A region of Ictidomys tridecemlineatus isolate mIctTri1 chromosome 4, mIctTri1.hap1, whole genome shotgun sequence DNA encodes the following proteins:
- the LOC101976321 gene encoding olfactory receptor 8K3 codes for MENHNLSLVHEFILMGITSRPDLQAPLFGLFLIIYLVTVLGNLGMIILTKVDHSLQTPMYFFLRNLALTDLGYSTAVGPKMLVNFVSDKNTISYYFCATQLTFFLFFIGSELFILSAMAYDRYVAICNPLLYTVIMSQKVCHALVTIPYLYCSFVSLLVTLKIFTLPFCGYNIINHFYCDCVPLISLLCSDTLDVELIIMIFAAFDLISSLLFVLVSYLLILLAILRMKSAEGRRKAFSTCGSHLTAVTVFYGTLIFMYVQPKSSHSFDTDKMTSIFYTLIIPMLNPLIYSLRNKDVKHALQSTWKKIRYVIS; via the coding sequence ATGGAGAATCACAATCTCTCACTGGTGCATGAGTTCATTCTGATGGGCATCACCTCACGCCCTGATCTGCAGGCTCCACTGTTTGGGCTCTTCCTTATCATCTACCTGGTCACAGTGCTGGGCAACTTGGGCATGATCATCCTCACCAAGGTGGACCACAGTCTACAAacacccatgtacttctttcTCAGAAACCTTGCTCTAACTGATCTTGGTTACTCTACAGCTGTGGGCCCCAAAATGTTGGTGAATTTTGTTTcagataaaaatacaatttcctaTTACTTTTGTGCGACCCAGCtaaccttctttctttttttcattggaagtgaactttttattctttctgcaaTGGCCTATGACCGTTATGTGGCCATCTGTAACCCTCTCCTCTACACTGTCATCATGTCACAAAAGGTTTGTCATGCCCTGGTGACAATCCCCTATCTCTACTGCTCATTTGTGTCTCTTCTAGTCACCTTAAAGATTTTTACCTTACCATTCTGTGGCTACAATATCATCAATCATTTCTACTGTGATTGTGTTCCCTTGATATCTTTGCTATGCTCAGATACTCTTGATGTTGAGCTAATAATCATGATCTTTGCAGCTTTTGATTTGATTTCCTCTCTTCTGTTTGTCCTTGTGTCCTACCTGCTCATCCTTCTAGCCATTCTCAGGATGAAGTCTGCTGAAGGCAGGCGCAAGGCTTTCTCCACCTGTGGATCACACCTGACAGCGGTTACAGTGTTCTATGGGACTTTGATATTCATGTATGTGCAGCCCAAGTCCAGTCATTCCTTTGACACTGATAAAATGACTTCAATATTTTACACTCTGATTATCCCCATGCTGAATCCCTTGATCTACAGCTTGAGGAATAAAGATGTAAAACACGCCTTACAAAGCACATGGAAAAAGATCAGATatgttatttcttaa
- the LOC101976032 gene encoding olfactory receptor 8K3, producing MEKPNLTAVHEFILKGITSRPDLQAPLFGLFLIIYMSTLVGNLGMIILTKVDYSLQTPMYFFLRHLSITDLGYSTVVGPKMLVNFVVDQNTISYHFCATQLAFFLVFIITELFILSAMSYDRYVAICKPLFYTVIMSQRVCHILVAIPYLYCTFVSLLVTIKIFTLSFCGYNVISHFYCDSLPLIALLCSNTYEIEVIILILAAFNLISSLLVIIVSYVLILKAILKMKSAEGRRKAFSTCGSHLTSVTVFYGTLIFMYVQPKSSHSFDTDKVASIFYTMVIPMLNPLIYSLRNKDVKSALKRTWNKIRNIFS from the coding sequence ATGGAAAAACCCAACCTCACAGCTGTGCATGAATTCATTCTGAAGGGCATCACCTCACGCCCTGATCTGCAGGCTCCACTGTTTGGGCTGTTCCTCATCATCTACATGAGCACACTGGTGGGCAACTTGGGCATGATCATCCTCACCAAGGTGGACTACAGCCTGCAAAcacccatgtactttttcctgaGGCACCTGTCTATTACAGATCTTGGTTATTCTACAGTTGTGGGCCCCAAAATGTTAGTAAATTTTGTTGTGGACCAAAATACAATTTCCTATCACTTTTGTGCTACACAATTAGCTTTCTTTCTTGTGTTTATTATTACTGAACTTTTTATTCTGTCTGCCATGTCCTAtgatcgctatgtggccatctgtaaaCCTCTCTTCTACACTGTCATCATGTCACAGAGGGTATGTCATATATTAGTGGCAATCCCATATCTCTACTGCACATTTGTGTCTCTTCTAGTCACCATAAAGATTTTTACATTGTCCTTCTGTGGCTACAATGTCATCAGTCATTTCTACTGTGACAGTCTCCCTTTAATAGCTTTGCTCTGCTCAAATACATATGAAATTGAAGTGATAATTCTGATCTTAGcagcttttaatttgatttcctCTCTTCTGGTCATCATTGTGTCCTATGTGCTCATCCTCAAAGCCATTCTCAAGATGAAATCTGCTGAGGGCAGGCGTAAGGCTTTCTCCACCTGTGGATCCCACCTGACATCAGTCACAGTGTTCTATGGGACTTTGATATTCATGTATGTGCAGCCCAAGTCCAGTCACTCTTTTGATACTGATAAAGTGGCTTCCATATTTTACACTATGGTCATCCCTATGTTGAATCCTTtgatctacagcctgaggaacaaagATGTAAAGTCTGCCCTAAAGAGGACCTGGAATAAGATACGCAACATATTTTCTTGA